The Treponema medium genome has a window encoding:
- a CDS encoding BrnA antitoxin family protein, giving the protein MTDLEQFIATCEAHAVPDSEIDFSDIPELTDEQIAQMKPSHLVNKNMWKPQKKVLSIRIDADLLESLKASGKGWQTRLNDWIRNGVSSHYF; this is encoded by the coding sequence ACAATTTATAGCAACTTGTGAAGCTCACGCGGTTCCTGACAGCGAAATCGATTTTTCCGATATTCCGGAACTAACCGATGAACAAATAGCACAAATGAAACCCAGCCATCTTGTCAATAAAAATATGTGGAAACCCCAAAAAAAAGTGTTAAGCATTAGAATTGATGCGGATCTACTGGAGTCACTCAAAGCAAGCGGTAAAGGATGGCAAACGAGATTAAACGACTGGATTAGAAACGGCGTCAGTTCTCATTATTTTTAA